One genomic segment of Longimicrobiaceae bacterium includes these proteins:
- a CDS encoding ROK family protein, with amino-acid sequence MRKINTRDFKLATRSTPREINRQILLNLVREHQPVSRADLARRMGVGRGMVTSLVSELLVEGSILEGDMGEAPRGRKPTMLYVRTSDRLVVAIDVRFTRTFVMLSDFDGTQIALETFETVFDPAALVEELSGRVRRILKSYGAAGVVEGIGMVVPGMVDRRTGRILNSPQLGWRDVDVRGDLEAATGLSVHIENAPIACALAQMWLGQRGGDAAADFVYVTVSDGVGAGVVVNGQVVRGAGHTAGEFGHIPLHPEGPHCLCGSRGCWEAYTSNLATVARYLGQDLSPEQSRRLLKQHGIAFGDLVTRARTGDARARAALQETGRYLGLGLAMIVNALNPSRIFVGGEITAAWDMIEDHLHAAVSERALTPTAARSPIIPEQTSTHPRLRGATALVAAPVYAAPQVA; translated from the coding sequence ATGAGAAAGATCAACACCCGCGACTTCAAGCTCGCGACGCGGTCCACCCCGCGCGAGATCAACCGCCAGATCCTCCTCAACCTGGTGCGCGAGCACCAGCCCGTCTCGCGCGCCGACCTGGCGCGGCGCATGGGCGTGGGGCGCGGGATGGTGACCTCGCTGGTGAGCGAGCTCCTGGTGGAGGGATCCATCCTGGAAGGCGACATGGGCGAGGCGCCGCGGGGCCGCAAGCCCACGATGCTGTACGTGCGCACCAGCGACCGGCTGGTGGTCGCCATCGACGTGCGGTTCACCCGCACCTTCGTGATGCTGAGCGACTTCGACGGGACGCAGATCGCGCTGGAGACCTTCGAGACGGTGTTCGACCCGGCCGCCCTGGTGGAGGAGCTTTCCGGGCGCGTGCGCCGGATCCTGAAGAGCTACGGGGCCGCCGGGGTGGTGGAGGGGATCGGGATGGTGGTGCCGGGGATGGTGGACCGCCGCACCGGCCGCATCCTCAACTCCCCTCAGCTCGGCTGGCGCGACGTGGACGTCCGCGGCGACCTGGAGGCCGCCACCGGGCTCTCCGTGCACATCGAGAACGCCCCCATCGCCTGCGCCCTCGCGCAGATGTGGCTGGGGCAGCGCGGCGGCGACGCCGCGGCCGACTTCGTGTACGTCACCGTCTCCGACGGCGTGGGCGCCGGCGTGGTGGTGAACGGCCAGGTGGTCCGCGGCGCCGGCCACACCGCCGGGGAGTTCGGCCACATCCCGCTGCACCCGGAGGGGCCGCACTGCCTCTGCGGGTCGCGGGGGTGCTGGGAGGCGTACACCTCCAACCTCGCCACGGTGGCGCGCTACCTGGGCCAGGACCTCTCCCCCGAGCAGAGCCGCCGCTTACTGAAGCAGCACGGGATCGCCTTCGGCGACCTGGTCACCCGGGCGCGCACCGGCGACGCCCGGGCGCGGGCGGCGCTCCAGGAGACCGGCCGCTACCTGGGGCTCGGCCTCGCCATGATCGTCAACGCGCTGAACCCGTCCCGGATCTTCGTGGGCGGCGAGATCACCGCCGCCTGGGACATGATCGAGGACCACCTGCACGCGGCCGTCTCCGAGCGGGCGCTGACCCCGACCGCGGCCCGCAGCCCCATCATTCCCGAGCAGACCAGCACGCACCCGCGGCTCCGCGGCGCCACGGCGCTGGTGGCCGCCCCGGTCTACGCCGCCCCGCAGGTCGCCTGA